A single region of the Xenopus laevis strain J_2021 chromosome 4L, Xenopus_laevis_v10.1, whole genome shotgun sequence genome encodes:
- the tiprl.L gene encoding TIP41-like protein gives MMIHGFKSSNQEFNFGPWQLTAIKTHIMKSADVEKLAEEMSMPCLPEMMFGENVLRIQHTSGFGIEFNANDALKVVKNSQGSVKVACAEEWQESRSDSEHSKEVVKPYDWTYTTDYKGTLLGDNMKLNVVPTTERINTEKLKAKEQIMFFEEVLLFEDELHDHGVSSLSVKIRVMPTSFFLLLRFFLRVDGVLIRMNDTRLYHEADKTFMLREYTSKESKISNLSHVPPPLYTEPNEISQYLPVIQTIYEKLEFPSQPH, from the coding sequence ATGATGATACACGGCTTTAAAAGCAGCAATCAAGAATTCAATTTTGGACCATGGCAACTCACTGCAATCAAAACCCACATCATGAAATCAGCTGATGTTGAGAAACTGGCTGAAGAGATGAGCATGCCCTGTCTACCAGAGATGATGTTTGGGGAAAATGTCTTGAGGATCCAACATACATCTGGGTTTGGCATAGAATTCAATGCAAATGATGCTTTGAAAGTAGTGAAAAATAGCCAAGGGTCTGTAAAAGTTGCATGTGCTGAGGAGTGGCAGGAGAGCAGATCAGATAGCGAGCACAGCAAAGAGGTTGTGAAGCCTTATGATTGGACATATACAACTGACTACAAGGGAACATTGCTTGGTGATAATATGAAACTTAATGTTGTCCCAACAACAGAAAGGATAAACACAGAGAAATTGAAAGCAAAAGAGCAGATAATGTTCTTTGAGGAGGTCCTGCTGTTTGAAGATGAATTACATGACCATGGAGTGTCCAGTCTAAGTGTTAAAATTAGAGTGATGCCTACAAGCTTTTTCCTTCTTTTGAGATTCTTTTTGAGGGTGGATGGTGTACTCATCCGAATGAATGACACTCGTTTGTACCACGAGGCAGACAAGACATTCATGCTGAGGGAATACACATCCAAAGAGAGTAAAATCAGTAATCTTAGCCATGTTCCTCCTCCTCTCTACACTGAGCCAAATGAGATTTCTCAGTATTTACCGGTTATACAAACCATttatgaaaaattagaatttccatCACAACCACACTAG